The nucleotide window GCCATCACCTTTACAAACAAGGCTGCTGCTGAGATGCGGGAGCGTGTCACAGAACTGGTGGGGCCTGTTGCCCAGCAGATGTGGGTGTCGACTTTCCACTCCACGTGCGTGCGGATTTTGCGACAGCAAGCGCACCTGGTTGAAGGGCTTAACAGTAACTTCACCATTTATGATTCGGATGATTCCAAGCGTCTGGTCACCCAGATACTTAAAGAGATGGACGTAGACATTAAAAAGGTCACGCCCCGGTCGATCTTGGGGGTCATCTCTAATTGGAAAAATGAGTTGGTTTCTGCCCAGCAGGCCGCCGCGGAGGAGGGGGCTCAGGCGCAGGCGTATGGTGCGCGCAGTGGTTCCGGCCAGAGCTTGGCCGCTGAGGTTTATGAGGTATACCAGCGGAGGTTGAGGCAGGCCAACGCAGTCGATTTTGATGATCTTATTGCTTTGGTTGTGTCTGTTTTTATCAATCACCCCCAGGTGGCTGAAACCTATAGGCGGCGTTTCCGCCATGTGCTGATTGATGAGTATCAGGACACTAACCATGCGCAGTATCGTTTGGTGGCTGAATTGGTTGGCAAGCCGGGCGGAGCGGTTCCCCCGAGCGAGCTGTGTGTGGTCGGTGATGCGGATCAGTCGATTTATGCGTTCCGTGGTGCCACGATTCGTAATATTGAGGAATTCGAGCGGGATTATCCCCAGGCACGGACGATTGTGTTGGAGCAGAATTACCGTTCGACGCAGCGGATTTTGACTGCGGCCAACGCTGTGATCGCCCAGAATCAGGGTCGGCGGGAAAAGAGGCTGTGGACGTCGCACGGTGATGGGGAACCGATCATTGGTTATGTGGCTGACAATGAGCACGACGAGGCCCGTTTTATCGCGCAGGAAATCGACGAATTGGCCGATCAGGGCTATTCCTTTAGTGACATTGCGGTGATGTATCGCACCAATAATTCTTCGCGCGCTATTGAAGATATGTTGATGCGCAACGGGATTAATTACCGTGTGGTCGGCGGCACGCGTTTTTATGAGCGCAAAGAGATCCGTGACGTCGTTGCGTATTTGAGGGTTGTTGATAATCCCCAGGATGCGGTGTCTTTGCGTCGGGTGATTAATACCCCGCGCCGTGGCATTGGGGATAAGGCCTTGGGCTTGATCGATACGCATGCGCGCTTGCGGGGGATTGGTTTTTGGCAGGCGCTGCAGGACGCCGCGCGGGGTGATGTCGATGGTTTGAGTTCGCGCGGTCGCAACGCTGTTGCTGGTTTTGTGGCGGTCATTGAGCAGTTGCAGGCGGCGGCCGTCAATGCGGTCAGTGAGCAGACGGGTTTGCCGGATGTGGGCGCGATCGTGGGCAATGTCCTCGAATTCACCGGCTATAAGTCCAGTTTGGAGGGCAGTAACGACCCTCAGGATGGAACGCGCTTGGACAACCTTCATGAGTTGGTGGCGATTGCTCGCGAGTTTTCTTCAGAGGCGGCGATGCAGCAGACCTATGAGGATTTTGCTGATGACGCCGCGTTGGCTCAGCAGGCGGGTCAGGCTGCGGCTGAAGGGTTGGCGGAGCCGGGTAGTTTGCAGGCTTTTCTGGAGCGTGTGTCGCTGGTGGCTGACGCTGATCAGATTCCGGATGAGGACGAGGGCGTGGTGACGCTGATGACGTTACATACGGCGAAGGGTTTGGAGTTTCCTGTTGTGTTTGTTGTGGGGTGGGAAGATGGGCAGTTCCCTCACATGCGTGCGTTGGGGGATCCAGAAGAGTTGGCGGAGGAACGCCGCTTGGCGTACGTCGGAATTACTCGTGCCCGGGAGCGTTTGTATGTGACGCGGGCAAGTATGCGTAGTGCGTGGGGTAACGCAACGCAGAATCCTCCGTCGCGTTTTTTGGGTGAGATCCCCAGTGAGGTGCTGTCGTGGCGTAGGGAGGAACCCGAGTGGATGAGCTATGGTTCTGGCTTTGGCGGCGGCTCTGGCTACGGCGGTTCTGGCTATGGTCGGGGCGGCGGTTTCGGCAACAGTGGTTTTGGTGCCAGCCGGGGTTCTGGCTTCTCCTCGAAGCCACCGCTGCCGAAGGCTGCCGAAAAGCGCCCTCAGCTGCATCTTGTGGTGGGCGACAAGGTCAATCACGAAAAGTATGGTTTGGGCACCGTCAAAGAGCTGTCGAGCATGGGCGGGTTCGATATGGCTGTGATTGATTTCGGAAGCAGCGGGACGGTGAAGATGATGCTCAATGGCACCGCCCCGATGGAGAAGCTATAGAAAACTCCCCACAATCTGGTTTCTGATTTCTCAGTCCGGATTATGGGGAGCAGTTCAGGTGTTGCCGGCGGGAGGTTGCTTTTTCTTTATGCGGTTTTAGATGGTGATGCCGCGCTCTGCGAGCCACGGGATCGGGTCGACAGCTGCGCCGCCACCCGGGTGTGCTTCGAAGTGGAGGTGGACACCGGTGGAGAAACCGCGGGAGCCCATGCCTGCGATCTTCTGGCCGGCGGTAACGTGCTGGCCGACTGTGACGTCGATGGTTTCCATGTGGCCGTAGACGGTGATGGTGCCGTCTTCGTGGCGCAGGCGCACCCACTGGCCATAGCCGGAGGCGGGGCCGGCGTCGATAACTTCACCGTCGAGTGCAGCAACGATGGGGGTGCCCAGGCTGTTGGCGATGTCGATACCGGAGTGGAAGCTGCCCCAGCGGGGGCCGAAGGGGGAGGTGAGTACACCTTCAGCGGGCTTAGCGGCCTGGGGTGCACGGGCTGCAAGGTCAGCGGCTACACGCTCTGCGTTGTACTGAATGGCTTTGTTGAGCTGGTCGCTCAGGTTGGCCATGGGCTTGAAGTCTGCGATCGCGAGGATCTGCGGAGCGCCGTTGATGGGTTCGGAGGAAGAGGTGGTGAGTGCGATGTCCTGTGCTTCGCGCACTTCCTGCTGGGGCGCGGAAGCGTGGGCGGCTGCGGCACCTGCTGCGCCGGCGGTGGACACTGCGCCAGTTGCTACGGCGACGAGGGCGACACGGCCTTTGGTGGTTGCGGAGGAGTGGTGCTTACGGTGCGCACCGGCGGTCTTCCGCACAGACGTGGTA belongs to Corynebacterium argentoratense DSM 44202 and includes:
- a CDS encoding ATP-dependent helicase produces the protein MTTSQNSRAEALLDGLNPQQHDAVLHTGSPLLIVAGAGSGKTAVLTRRIAYLMRARGVQPYEILAITFTNKAAAEMRERVTELVGPVAQQMWVSTFHSTCVRILRQQAHLVEGLNSNFTIYDSDDSKRLVTQILKEMDVDIKKVTPRSILGVISNWKNELVSAQQAAAEEGAQAQAYGARSGSGQSLAAEVYEVYQRRLRQANAVDFDDLIALVVSVFINHPQVAETYRRRFRHVLIDEYQDTNHAQYRLVAELVGKPGGAVPPSELCVVGDADQSIYAFRGATIRNIEEFERDYPQARTIVLEQNYRSTQRILTAANAVIAQNQGRREKRLWTSHGDGEPIIGYVADNEHDEARFIAQEIDELADQGYSFSDIAVMYRTNNSSRAIEDMLMRNGINYRVVGGTRFYERKEIRDVVAYLRVVDNPQDAVSLRRVINTPRRGIGDKALGLIDTHARLRGIGFWQALQDAARGDVDGLSSRGRNAVAGFVAVIEQLQAAAVNAVSEQTGLPDVGAIVGNVLEFTGYKSSLEGSNDPQDGTRLDNLHELVAIAREFSSEAAMQQTYEDFADDAALAQQAGQAAAEGLAEPGSLQAFLERVSLVADADQIPDEDEGVVTLMTLHTAKGLEFPVVFVVGWEDGQFPHMRALGDPEELAEERRLAYVGITRARERLYVTRASMRSAWGNATQNPPSRFLGEIPSEVLSWRREEPEWMSYGSGFGGGSGYGGSGYGRGGGFGNSGFGASRGSGFSSKPPLPKAAEKRPQLHLVVGDKVNHEKYGLGTVKELSSMGGFDMAVIDFGSSGTVKMMLNGTAPMEKL
- a CDS encoding M23 family metallopeptidase, whose product is MKANTTSVRKTAGAHRKHHSSATTKGRVALVAVATGAVSTAGAAGAAAAHASAPQQEVREAQDIALTTSSSEPINGAPQILAIADFKPMANLSDQLNKAIQYNAERVAADLAARAPQAAKPAEGVLTSPFGPRWGSFHSGIDIANSLGTPIVAALDGEVIDAGPASGYGQWVRLRHEDGTITVYGHMETIDVTVGQHVTAGQKIAGMGSRGFSTGVHLHFEAHPGGGAAVDPIPWLAERGITI